The Vigna unguiculata cultivar IT97K-499-35 chromosome 6, ASM411807v1, whole genome shotgun sequence genome contains a region encoding:
- the LOC114187819 gene encoding potassium channel KAT3-like, which yields MSLSCAKTFFQRFWLDEYQMGNIPHGSFLANDDLLPSLGARINQEIRLRRYVISPFNPRYRAWELVLVVLVIYSAWICPFEFAFLPYKEDALFIIDNIVNGFFAIDIVLTFFVAYLDHHSYLLVDDPKRIAIRYLSSWFAFDLCSTVPFQSFSFLFTNSSSELGFKVFNMFRLWRLRRVSSLFARLEKDIRFNYFWIRCTKLIAVTLFAVHCAGCFNYLIADRYPDSKRTWIGAVYPNFKVESLWDRYVTAIYWSIVTLTTTGYGDLHAENTREMLFDIAYMLFNLGLTSYIIGNMTNLVVHWTSRTRNFRDTVKAASEFASRNHLPHRIQDQMLSHICLRFKTEGLKQQETLNDLPKAIRSSIAHHLFFPVVQKVYLFQGVSHDFLFQLISDMEAEYFPPKEDVILQNESSTELYVLVSGAVDLVRYIEGHDNVHGKAVAVDAFGEIGVLYQIPQPFTVRTTELSQILRLNKTSLMNVLQANPGEAQIIMDNLLMRLKGREDFGFEFPCTDSGRFPNELLQGDHTIRSSSHECSNNSHEHSLMREGESIDIRKSETSLRNVTNDDHLVTKHSVIPEHDTREARGPAHKGNLDIVEILLERGSNPNANSIGWTQNALAKQLKNKSICDPKRSHENEKLDEFRIEIEEPEIFLDRDSSTRNRRHGGIRSIKYPKENISTNSNSRNSKCPSDIETARLPKKRVTIQLLHGCRSSSHGSHGKLIILPDSLEELLKIAGEKFGGFNPTKVVNTENAEIDDINVIRDGDRLFLLCGDNETLS from the exons ATGTCGCTTTCCTGTGCAAAAACCTTCTTCCAGAGGTTCTGGCTAGATGAATACCAAATGGGTAATATTCCCCACGGAAGCTTTTTGGCCAATGATGATCTCCTGCCATCTCTTGGAGCCAGAATTAACCAGGAAATTAGACTTAGAAGATACGTAATCTCCCCTTTCAATCCCCGCTATAG GGCTTGGGAGTTGGTACTGGTTGTTCTAGTCATATACTCAGCTTGGATTTGCCCATTTGAGTTTGCCTTTCTGCCTTACAAGGAAGATGCTCTattcatcatagacaacattgTCAATGGCTTCTTTGCAATTGACATAGTGTTGACATTCTTTGTTGCATACCTTGACCACCATTCTTATCTTCTTGTTGATGATCCCAAGAGGATTGCAATCAG GTACCTATCTTCCTGGTTTGCCTTTGATCTCTGCTCAACAGTACCCTTTCAATCCTTCAGCTTCCTCTTCACGAATAGTAGCAGTGAGCTCGGCTTCAAAGTTTTTAACATGTTTCGGTTATGGCGTTTGAGACGAGTCAGTTCTCTGTTTGCAAG GCTCGAAAAGGACATTCGCTTCAATTATTTCTGGATTAGGTGCACAAAGCTCATTGCT GTGACCTTGTTTGCTGTGCACTGTGCGGGATGCTTTAACTATCTCATTGCAGATAGGTACCCAGATTCCAAAAGAACCTGGATTGGTGCAGTGTACCCAAATTTCAAAGTAGAAAGTCTTTGGGACAGATATGTCACTGCAATATACTGGTCCATTGTCACTCTTACTACCACTGGCTATGGGGATTTACATGCTGAGAACACAAGAGAGATGCTGTTTGATATCGCTTACATGCTGTTCAACTTGGGTTTAACATCATACATCATTGGAAACATGACGAACCTTGTAGTCCACTGGACCAGCCGTACCAGAAATTTT AGAGACACAGTGAAAGCAGCTTCTGAATTTGCATCAAGAAATCATTTGCCCCACCGCATACAAGATCAGATGTTGTCACATATATGTTTGAGGTTTAAAACCGAAGGACTGAAGCAGCAAGAAACATTGAATGATCTTCCAAAGGCAATTCGTTCAAGCATTGCACACCATCTGTTTTTTCCTGTCGTGCAAAAGGTCTACCTTTTCCAAGGAGTCTCACATGATTTCCTTTTCCAACTG atttcagatatGGAAGCTGAATATTTCCCACCCAAGGAAGATGTGATACTACAAAACGAGTCCTCTACGGAACTTTATGTGCTGGTTTCAGGGGCAGTG GATCTGGTTCGCTACATCGAAGGGCATGATAAT GTTCATGGGAAGGCAGTTGCAGTCGATGCGTTTGGAGAGATTGGAGTTTTGTATCAGATACCCCAGCCTTTTACAGTTCGCACAACAGAACTTTCTCAGATTTTAAGACTCAACAAAACATCCTTAATGAATGTTTTACAAGCAAATCCAGGAGAAGCACAAATTATAATGGATAACCTTTTAATG AGGTTGAAGGGGCGTGAAGATTTTGGCTTTGAATTCCCGTGCACAGATTCTGGGCGGTTTCCAAATGAACTGCTTCAAGGAGATCATACGATACGAAGCTCTTCTCACGAGTGTTCAAATAATTCACATGAACATTCATTAATGCGTGAAGGAGAGAGCATAGATATTAGAAAGTCTGAGACCAGTTTGCGTAATGTGACTAATGATGATCATTTAGTCACTAAACATAGCGTGATCCCCGAGCATGATACAAGAGAAGCTCGTGGCCCTGCACACAAAGGGAATCTAGATATTGTTGAAATTCTGCTGGAAAGAGGATCAAATCCTAACGCAAATTCCATAGGGTGGACACAAAATGCTCTGGCGAAACAGCTGAAAAACAAGAGCATTTGTGACCCAAAAAGGAGTCATGAAAACGAGAAGTTGGATGAATTTAGAATAGAGATAGAGGAGCCAGAAATCTTCCTTGACAGGGATAGCTCAACGAGAAACAGAAGACATGGTGGTATTAGATCTATTAAGTACccaaaagaaaacataagcACAAACTCCAATTCAAGAAATTCTAAGTGTCCAAGTGATATCGAAACGGCAAGGCTTCCCAAGAAGAGAGTAACAATCCAGTTGCTACATGGATGCAGGAGTAGCTCACACGGAAGCCACGGAAAATTAATAATCCTGCCCGATTCGTTAGAAGAGCTGCTCAAAATTGCCG GTGAAAAATTTGGCGGCTTCAACCCTACAAAAGTAGTAAATACAGAGAATGCAGAGATAGATGACATAAATGTAATCCGAGATGGAGATCGTCTCTTTCTTCTGTGCGGCGATAACGAAACTTTGAGTTGA
- the LOC114187820 gene encoding mannosyl-oligosaccharide 1,2-alpha-mannosidase MNS3 → MSKSLPYSIKDVDYDNAKFRHRSFSKVVTQNLLTGNLKRDCVSCSTGKFLFLILIFGVAYLLLGHSSSGGVVSNDKTIVNRVSYANSSIVDGAGRIKRFWRRPPRLPPRLSPDEKVSSNGAGQVLENPDVVRSMWIARQQKVKEAFLHAWSGYKKFAMGRDELMPLSRQGVDGLGGLGATVVDALDTAMIMGLDDVVAEAGSWVEKHLSERIRTKGQVNLFETTIRVLGGLLSAYHLRGGENGMNITQAGPKPEVYLATAKDLADRLLSAFTTSPTAIPFSDVILHDKSAQPAPGGLSSTSEVSTVQLEFNYLSSVSGDQKYGLEAMKVMEHMKTLPKFEGLVPIYISPHTGEFDGENIRLGSRGDSYYEYLIKVWLQSGGSSNSNTSYLHEMYKEATNGVRHRLVKKSIPNGLVFVGELPYGLNNVFSSKMDHLVCFLPGTLALGATKGLTKKQAMKNNMLNFEDLKNLELAEELTKTCFEMYAVTSTGLAPEIAYFHTEDFSEEGHDGGNKSSEFVNDIIIRPADRHNLLRPETVESLFVLYRITEDPKYREWGWQIFEAFEKHTKVDTGGYCSLDDVTSVPPNRRDKMETFFLGETLKYLYLLFADSSLIPLDKFVFNTEAHPIPINLKK, encoded by the exons ATGTCCAAGTCTCTGCCCTACTCCATCAAAGATGTTGACTACGATAACGCCAAGTTTCGCCACCGTTCTTTCTCAAAG GTTGTTACTCAGAACTTGCTCACGGGCAACCTAAAGCGTGATTGTGTTAGCTGTAGTACAGGAAAGTTTCTGTTCTTGATATTGATCTTTGGTGTGGCTTATCTTCTGTTGGGACACTCGAGTTCAGGTGGTGTAGTTTCTAATGATAAAACAATTGTGAATAGAGTCAGTTACGCTAATAGTAGCATCGTTGATGGTGCTGGCAGAATAAAGAGATTCTGGAGACGGCCTCCGAGGCTTCCTCCTCGATTGTCGCCGGATGAAAAGGTAAGTAGTAATGGCGCTGGCCAGGTATTGGAAAATCCGGATGTTGTTAGGTCAATGTGGATTGCCAGGCAACAGAAGGTTAAGGAAGCTTTTCTTCATGCGTGGTCTGGGTACAAAAAATTTGCCATGGGTAGGGATGAGCTTATGCCACTCAGCCGGCAAGGAGTTGATGGATTAGGAGGGTTAGGTGCGACGGTTGTGGATGCTCTCGATACTGCTATGATTATGGGTCTTGATGACGTTGTTGCCGAAGCTGGGTCCTGGGTTGAGAAACACCTTTCTGAGAGAATTAGGACCAAGGGTCAAGTGAATTTATTTGAAACCACGATTCGGGTTTTGGGTGGACTTTTGAGCGCGTACCATTTAAGAGGTGGGGAAAATGGAATGAACATTACACAAGCAGGACCTAAACCAGAAGTTTATCTTGCAACTGCTAAGGATTTGGCTGACCGTTTGCTATCTGCTTTTACGACCAGTCCCACTGCTATTCCGTTTAGTGATGTTATTCTTCATGACAAGTCAGCACAACCAGCTCCTGGTGGATTGAGTAGCACGTCAGAAGTTTCCACTGTACAGCTTGAGTTTAATTATCTCAGTTCTGTATCTGGTGATCAGAAATATGGTTTGGAAGCAATGAAAGTCATGGAGCACATGAAGACTCTTCCAAAATTTGAAGGACTGGTTCCTATCTATATTAG CCCTCACACTGGCGAATTCGATGGAGAAAATATTAGACTGGGATCTCGTGGTGACAGTTACTATGAGTACTTAATTAAAGTATGGCTTCAGAGTGGAGGTAGTAGCAATAGTAATACATCATATCTACATGAGATGTACAAGGAAGCAACGAATGGTGTTAGACATCGTCTTGTTAAGAAATCAATTCCAAATGGACTAGTTTTTGTTGGAGAATTACCGTATGGGTTAAACAATGTTTTCAGCTCAAAAATGGATCACTTG GTGTGTTTCCTACCTGGTACTCTTGCACTTGGTGCCACTAAAGGCCTCACAAAGAAACAGGCAATGAAAAACAATATGCTTAACTTTGAAGACCTAAAAAATCTGGAGCTAGCAGAAGAGTTGACTAAAACATGCTTCGAAATGTATGCAGTAACTTCAACGGGTCTTGCTCCTGAAATTGCATACTTTCATACCGAG GATTTTTCTGAAGAAGGTCACGACGGAGGAAATAAGAGCTCAGAATTTGTTAATGATATCATCATAAGACCGGCTGACCGTCATAATCTTTTGAGACCTGAGACTGTGGAGTCGTTGTTTGTTTTGTACCGTATCACAGAAGATCCAAA ATATCGTGAATGGGGTTGGCAAATCTTTGAAGCTTTTGAAAAACACACAAAGGTTGATACTGGTGGATATTGTTCCCTGGACGATGTAACCAGTGTTCCTCCAAACAGAAGAGATAAAATGGAGACTTTCTTTCTAGGAGAAACACTTAAGTATTTATACTTACTTTTTGCGGACAGCTCTCTTATTCCTCTggataaatttgttttcaacaCAGAAGCGCATCCTATACCAATCAATTTGAAGAAATGA
- the LOC114189112 gene encoding uncharacterized protein LOC114189112 codes for MANLTPILKCMCTITLFLLSYTLSSSSSSFPSSSSRYSTLPETHHHRNPSPTTITPPQHYQIFYLKNTPSTTPFTKQERSKKRRTRRNRNMMRHRNKMVAKNMHHSRDSRSFSVMLPKGYVPPSGSSPCHNDQPNTAFSSFHCHLSTTAQP; via the coding sequence ATGGCCAACCTCACTCCAATCCTAAAGTGCATGTGCACAATAACACTCTTTCTCCTCTCCTAcacactttcttcttcttcttcttcttttccttcttcttcctcacgcTACTCCACCCTACCAGAGACCCACCACCACCGaaacccttctccaacaaccATCACCCCTCCACAACACTACCAAATCTTCTACCTCAAGAACACTCCCTCCACCACCCCTTTCACCAAACAAGAACGCTCCAAGAAGAGAAGAACAAGGAGAAACAGGAACATGATGAGGCACAGAAACAAGATGGTGGCCAAGAACATGCACCACTCACGTGACTCCCGCTCTTTCTCTGTCATGCTCCCAAAAGGTTACGTCCCTCCTTCTGGTTCCTCGCCTTGCCACAATGATCAACCCAATACGGCGTTTTCCTCCTTCCACTGCCATCTCAGTACCACCGCACAACCTTGA
- the LOC114188407 gene encoding nuclear intron maturase 1, mitochondrial isoform X1 — MSLRKIVEHLGFHRTTLSFFPFHHSSRPLSFHSPQPLHQGNQNLDPHSLLKQDPIEICTSLWVKTFSSPQNTSFPNLTGFLSNFDLWLLAYQRSCAHATGTFPPRNAVGTPVLHSLLSLRNAVIRNRFEWNNKTNPLLRAPNDAALSKPLSKRRLQAAIKSDASCFQDRVVQEVLLMILEPVFERRFSPKSHAFRPGRNAHTVIRTIRSNFAGYLWFLKGDLSEILNHVDPDVVMCSLEKGTRDKKILGLIKSALEGVKVRSVSRKEENVEELRRLKKRRATKKRILKENEPKPDPYWLRTFFSFAPEEAAKVPNYGHCGILSPLLANVCLNELDCWMEKRIVEFFRPSEFDSIWKYSIDDGCHNPAWPEFVPSSGKEKTRKMDYVRYGGHFLIGIRGPREDAVELRKKIVAFCESVFGVRLDNSKLEIEHVTRGIQFLDHIICRRVIHPTLRYTGSGGNIVSEKGVGTLLSVTACLQQCIRRFRRLELVKGDKDPEPLPCNPMLYSGQAHTNSQMNKFLETMADWYRYADNRKKVVGFCAYVVRSSLAKLYAARYRLKSRAKVYGIASRNLSRPLRESSNNSAPEYSDLLRMGLVDAIEGVQFSHMSLIPSCDYTPFPRNWTPDHERLLHEYIKLENPKFFCELLRSVKQKGLNLPQDEISQMVWDYKTRGVCYFRYNEDNKLKSDFKEITE; from the coding sequence ATGTCATTGAGGAAAATCGTCGAACACTTGGGGTTCCACCGCACCACACTCTCCTTCTTCCCCTTCCACCACTCATCGCGTCCACTTTCCTTTCATTCACCTCAACCCCTTCACCAAGGAAACCAGAACCTAGACCCTCACTCTCTATTGAAACAAGACCCAATCGAAATATGCACTTCTCTATGGGTAAAAACCTTCTCCTCTCCCCAAAACACCTCGTTCCCCAACCTCACCGGCTTTCTCTCCAACTTCGATCTCTGGCTCTTAGCATACCAACGCTCATGTGCCCACGCCACCGGCACTTTCCCTCCGCGTAACGCCGTCGGCACCCCCGTTCTCCACTCCCTGCTCTCCCTCCGCAACGCCGTAATCCGCAACCGTTTCGAATGGAACAACAAAACGAACCCTCTCCTTCGTGCCCCCAACGACGCCGCCCTTTCAAAGCCCCTCTCTAAACGCAGACTCCAAGCCGCTATCAAATCCGACGCGTCCTGCTTCCAGGACCGCGTTGTTCAGGAGGTGCTACTCATGATTCTCGAACCGGTTTTTGAACGCCGGTTCTCCCCCAAATCGCACGCTTTTCGACCTGGTCGAAATGCCCACACGGTTATTCGCACCATTCGGAGTAACTTCGCAGGGTACTTGTGGTTCCTCAAAGGGGATTTGTCTGAGATTTTGAACCACGTGGATCCAGATGTTGTAATGTGTTCCCTTGAAAAGGGTACTAGGGATAAGAAAATTCTGGGGTTGATAAAATCTGCGCTTGAAGGGGTAAAAGTGCGTAGTGTATCGCGCAAGGAAGAGAACGTTGAGGAGTTGAGGAGACTTAAGAAGAGGAGGGCTACGAAGAAGAGGATTCTGAAAGAGAATGAGCCGAAACCTGATCCTTATTGGTTGAGAACGTTTTTTAGTTTTGCTCCTGAGGAGGCTGCTAAGGTACCTAATTATGGGCATTGTGGGATTTTAAGTCCTTTGCTTGCTAATGTTTGTCTTAATGAGTTGGATTGTTGGATGGAGAAAAGGATTGTTGAGTTTTTTAGGCCTAGTGAGTTTGATTCCATATGGAAGTATTCGATTGATGATGGGTGTCATAACCCGGCATGGCCCGAGTTTGTTCCGTCGAGTGGGAAGGAAAAGACTAGGAAGATGGATTACGTTAGATATGGGGGACATTTTTTGATTGGGATTCGAGGGCCTAGGGAGGATGCTGTGGAATTGAGGAAGAAGATTGTTGCATTCTGTGAGAGTGTGTTTGGGGTGAGGTTGGATAATTCCAAGTTGGAGATTGAACATGTTACTAGGGGGATACAATTCTTGGATCATATAATATGCCGGAGGGTGATACACCCTACCTTGCGTTACACGGGTTCCGGAGGGAACATTGTGAGTGAAAAGGGTGTGGGGACTTTGCTTTCTGTTACTGCTTGCTTGCAGCAATGCATTCGCCGGTTTAGGAGGCTTGAACTTGTTAAGGGTGATAAGGACCCCGAGCCACTTCCGTGTAATCCTATGTTGTACTCGGGTCAAGCTCACACAAATTCTCAAATGAACAAGTTCCTTGAGACCATGGCTGATTGGTACAGGTATGCTGATAATCGCAAAAAGGTTGTTGGCTTTTGTGCCTATGTTGTTCGGAGCTCATTGGCCAAATTGTATGCTGCTAGGTATAGGCTGAAGTCCCGAGCCAAGGTGTATGGAATAGCTTCACGAAATCTCAGCCGTCCTCTGAGGGAAAGCAGCAACAATTCTGCACCTGAATATTCAGATCTTTTGAGGATGGGGCTGGTTGATGCAATTGAAGGTGTTCAATTTTCGCACATGTCTTTGATTCCTTCTTGTGACTATACTCCATTCCCAAGGAATTGGACCCCGGATCATGAGAGGCTGTTGCATGAGTATATAAAACTTGAAAATCCCAAGTTTTTCTGTGAGTTGCTCAGATCTGTTAAGCAAAAAGGTTTAAATCTGCCTCAAGATGAAATATCACAAATGGTATGGGACTACAAAACTCGCGGAGTTTGTTATTTTCGATATAACGAGgataacaaattaaaatctgattttaagGAGATAACTGAGTAA
- the LOC114188407 gene encoding nuclear intron maturase 1, mitochondrial isoform X2, which produces MSLRKIVEHLGFHRTTLSFFPFHHSSRPLSFHSPQPLHQGNQNLDPHSLLKQDPIEICTSLWVKTFSSPQNTSFPNLTGFLSNFDLWLLAYQRSCAHATGTFPPRNAVGTPVLHSLLSLRNAVIRNRFEWNNKTNPLLRAPNDAALSKPLSKRRLQAAIKSDASCFQDRVVQEVLLMILEPVFERRFSPKSHAFRPGRNAHTVIRTIRSNFAGYLWFLKGDLSEILNHVDPDVVMCSLEKGTRDKKILGLIKSALEGVKVRSVSRKEENVEELRRLKKRRATKKRILKENEPKPDPYWLRTFFSFAPEEAAKVPNYGHCGILSPLLANVCLNELDCWMEKRIVEFFRPSEFDSIWKYSIDDGCHNPAWPEFVPSSGKEKTRKMDYVRYGGHFLIGIRGPREDAVELRKKIVAFCESVFGVRLDNSKLEIEHVTRGIQFLDHIICRRVIHPTLRYTGSGGNIVSEKGVGTLLSVTACLQQCIRRFRRLELVKGDKDPEPLPCNPMLYSGQAHTNSQMNKFLETMADWYRYRLKSRAKVYGIASRNLSRPLRESSNNSAPEYSDLLRMGLVDAIEGVQFSHMSLIPSCDYTPFPRNWTPDHERLLHEYIKLENPKFFCELLRSVKQKGLNLPQDEISQMVWDYKTRGVCYFRYNEDNKLKSDFKEITE; this is translated from the exons ATGTCATTGAGGAAAATCGTCGAACACTTGGGGTTCCACCGCACCACACTCTCCTTCTTCCCCTTCCACCACTCATCGCGTCCACTTTCCTTTCATTCACCTCAACCCCTTCACCAAGGAAACCAGAACCTAGACCCTCACTCTCTATTGAAACAAGACCCAATCGAAATATGCACTTCTCTATGGGTAAAAACCTTCTCCTCTCCCCAAAACACCTCGTTCCCCAACCTCACCGGCTTTCTCTCCAACTTCGATCTCTGGCTCTTAGCATACCAACGCTCATGTGCCCACGCCACCGGCACTTTCCCTCCGCGTAACGCCGTCGGCACCCCCGTTCTCCACTCCCTGCTCTCCCTCCGCAACGCCGTAATCCGCAACCGTTTCGAATGGAACAACAAAACGAACCCTCTCCTTCGTGCCCCCAACGACGCCGCCCTTTCAAAGCCCCTCTCTAAACGCAGACTCCAAGCCGCTATCAAATCCGACGCGTCCTGCTTCCAGGACCGCGTTGTTCAGGAGGTGCTACTCATGATTCTCGAACCGGTTTTTGAACGCCGGTTCTCCCCCAAATCGCACGCTTTTCGACCTGGTCGAAATGCCCACACGGTTATTCGCACCATTCGGAGTAACTTCGCAGGGTACTTGTGGTTCCTCAAAGGGGATTTGTCTGAGATTTTGAACCACGTGGATCCAGATGTTGTAATGTGTTCCCTTGAAAAGGGTACTAGGGATAAGAAAATTCTGGGGTTGATAAAATCTGCGCTTGAAGGGGTAAAAGTGCGTAGTGTATCGCGCAAGGAAGAGAACGTTGAGGAGTTGAGGAGACTTAAGAAGAGGAGGGCTACGAAGAAGAGGATTCTGAAAGAGAATGAGCCGAAACCTGATCCTTATTGGTTGAGAACGTTTTTTAGTTTTGCTCCTGAGGAGGCTGCTAAGGTACCTAATTATGGGCATTGTGGGATTTTAAGTCCTTTGCTTGCTAATGTTTGTCTTAATGAGTTGGATTGTTGGATGGAGAAAAGGATTGTTGAGTTTTTTAGGCCTAGTGAGTTTGATTCCATATGGAAGTATTCGATTGATGATGGGTGTCATAACCCGGCATGGCCCGAGTTTGTTCCGTCGAGTGGGAAGGAAAAGACTAGGAAGATGGATTACGTTAGATATGGGGGACATTTTTTGATTGGGATTCGAGGGCCTAGGGAGGATGCTGTGGAATTGAGGAAGAAGATTGTTGCATTCTGTGAGAGTGTGTTTGGGGTGAGGTTGGATAATTCCAAGTTGGAGATTGAACATGTTACTAGGGGGATACAATTCTTGGATCATATAATATGCCGGAGGGTGATACACCCTACCTTGCGTTACACGGGTTCCGGAGGGAACATTGTGAGTGAAAAGGGTGTGGGGACTTTGCTTTCTGTTACTGCTTGCTTGCAGCAATGCATTCGCCGGTTTAGGAGGCTTGAACTTGTTAAGGGTGATAAGGACCCCGAGCCACTTCCGTGTAATCCTATGTTGTACTCGGGTCAAGCTCACACAAATTCTCAAATGAACAAGTTCCTTGAGACCATGGCTGATTGGTACAG GTATAGGCTGAAGTCCCGAGCCAAGGTGTATGGAATAGCTTCACGAAATCTCAGCCGTCCTCTGAGGGAAAGCAGCAACAATTCTGCACCTGAATATTCAGATCTTTTGAGGATGGGGCTGGTTGATGCAATTGAAGGTGTTCAATTTTCGCACATGTCTTTGATTCCTTCTTGTGACTATACTCCATTCCCAAGGAATTGGACCCCGGATCATGAGAGGCTGTTGCATGAGTATATAAAACTTGAAAATCCCAAGTTTTTCTGTGAGTTGCTCAGATCTGTTAAGCAAAAAGGTTTAAATCTGCCTCAAGATGAAATATCACAAATGGTATGGGACTACAAAACTCGCGGAGTTTGTTATTTTCGATATAACGAGgataacaaattaaaatctgattttaagGAGATAACTGAGTAA
- the LOC114189219 gene encoding uncharacterized protein LOC114189219, protein MTTTQIAHHRDTAEIYKGEAVCRQKSRLLLDEILLPRGLLPLENIVEMGYNRTSGFVWLKQKHKKEHRFTSIGRTVSYDTEVTAFVEEHRMRRVTGVKTKELFLWVTISEIFVEDPACAKISFANATGISRSFPLSAFSLQDEQQQQQH, encoded by the coding sequence ATGACAACCACACAAATAGCGCACCACCGTGACACGGCGGAGATCTACAAGGGCGAAGCCGTGTGCAGGCAAAAGTCACGGCTCCTCCTGGATGAAATTCTGCTCCCGAGGGGGTTGCTTCCCTTGGAGAACATTGTGGAGATGGGCTACAACCGCACCTCCGGCTTCGTCTGGCTCAAACAAAAGCACAAGAAGGAGCATCGATTCACCTCCATAGGACGCACCGTTTCCTACGACACCGAGGTTACCGCCTTCGTCGAGGAACACCGCATGCGGAGGGTCACCGGCGTCAAGACCAAAGAGCTCTTCCTCTGGGTCACCATTTCCGAAATCTTCGTCGAGGACCCTGCTTGCGCTAAGATTTCCTTCGCCAACGCCACCGGAATTTCAAGGTCCTTTCCACTCTCTGCTTTCTCGCTCCAAGAcgaacagcaacaacaacaacattaa
- the LOC114187429 gene encoding uncharacterized protein LOC114187429, translated as MMIMQQQQQQHHQFSQNKSGREIAKEDHIFIMGRLITTTKPLIFYSKLLCFSLLYLFTTLFLALYSLSNSKCFFRSSPLDPLQNSLFSYPSSYGEHKYAVPTTRSTCSSPVFFSDYWDVVQEIKTLRETNRPYSGALRYVRGNADTFGGNLSTLARFSYFDHQNPNARVLCGFLKKFPISESDRIAMEQCDSVVVVSAIFNDHDKIRQPKGLGSITLQEVCFFMFVDDVTLKGFEHHGLISMNSTEYNIGVWRIVKVAKENLYQNPAMNGVIPKYLLHRLFPNSQFSIWIDAKMQLMVDPLLLIHSLVISDDVDMAISKHPFYVHTMEEAMATARWKKWWDVNALKVQMETYCENGLQPWTPKKQPYDSDVPDSALILRRHGIGSNLFSCLVFNELEAFNPRDQLAFAFVRDKMKPEVKINMFEVEVLEQVAVEYRHNLRNSDGTTFKRVSSSGRTKRAHPDLLYVNGSCCSKCQKYLSIMWGDTSNDEGPH; from the exons ATGATGATCatgcagcagcagcagcaacaacatcatcaattTTCGCAAAACAAAAGTGGAAGAGAAATCGCCAAAGAAGATCACATTTTCATAATGGGGAGGCTAATAACCACCACTAAGCCTCTCATCTTCTACTCCAAGCTCCTCTGTTTCTCTCTGCTCTATCTCTTCACCACTCTTTTCCTTGCTCTCTATTCTCTCTCTAACTCCAAATGCTTCTTTCGATCCTCCCCTTTGGATCCTCTTCAGAATTCCCTCTTCTCTTACCCCTCTTCCTACGGAGAACACAAGTACGCTGTTCCAACCACCCGTTCCACATGCTCTTCCCCTGTTTTTTTCTCAG ATTACTGGGATGTTGTGCAGGAGATCAAGACTCTCCGCGAGACCAATCGCCCTTATTCAGGGGCTTTGCGCTACGTGCGGGGCAATGCTGATACTTTCGGAGGAAATCTCAGCACCCTTGCCAGATTTTCCTATTTTGATCATCAAAATCCTAACGCCCGAGTTCTTTGCGGATTTCTCAAGAAGTTTCCAATCAGTGAATCTG ATCGAATTGCGATGGAACAGTGTGACAGTGTGGTCGTGGTTTCagcaatcttcaatgatcatgaTAAAATCCGACAACCAAAGGGCCTCGGGTCCATCACATTGCAGGAAgtgtgtttttttatgtttgtagaCGATGTTACCCTCAAAGGTTTTGAACATCACGGACTGATTTCAATGAATTCAACAGAATACAATATAGGAGTGTGGAGGATTGTGAAGGTTGCCAAAGAGAATTTGTATCAGAACCCAGCGATGAACGGGGTTATACCAAAGTATTTACTCCATAGACTATTCCCGAATTCCCAATTCAGCATTTGGATAGATGCAAAGATGCAACTAATGGTTGATCCGTTGTTGTTGATTCATTCACTTGTTATATCTGATGATGTGGACATGGCTATATCAAAGCACCCTTTTTATGTTCATACCATGGAAGAAGCAATGGCAACTGCAAGGTGGAAGAAATGGTGGGATGTCAATGCACTGAAGGTGCAAATGGAGACATACTGTGAAAATGGACTGCAACCATGGACTCCCAAAAAACAACCTTATGATTCAG ATGTACCAGATAGTGCTTTAATATTGAGGAGACATGGAATTGGTAGCAACCTCTTCTCATGTCTTGTATTCAACGAGTTGGAGGCATTTAACCCAAGAGATCAATTAGCTTTTGCATTTGTGAGAGATAAGATGAAGCCTGAGGTGAAGATAAACATGTTTGAGGTGGAAGTTTTGGAACAGGTGGCAGTGGAGTACAGACACAATCTGAGGAACAGTGATGGGACCACTTTTAAGAGAGTGTCGAGTTCAGGAAGAACCAAAAGAGCACACCCTGATTTGTTGTATGTGAATGGAAGTTGTTGCAGCAAGTGCCAGAAGTATCTTTCGATTATGTGGGGGGATACATCAAATGATGAAGGACCCCATTAA